One part of the Phragmites australis chromosome 3, lpPhrAust1.1, whole genome shotgun sequence genome encodes these proteins:
- the LOC133910947 gene encoding polygalacturonase-like, whose amino-acid sequence MGPGGLLLASIVAMSIFPYMLHRANSEDVFSEADGPTAESSDNLDELWLSPGPPPRVVDVDEYGARAAGGDDTQAFLGAWREACNSSEYPSMFLVPEGKTYVLMPVSFCGPCRAISITAMIRGTLEAPYNRSVWLDHNLHEWITFEGIDRLRVQGGGTLNGNGQQWWINSCKVNKSMRCVTGPTALYFRRCTHLVVEDLEVRDSMQMHVAIAYSWNVLVSKLFITAPGWSPNTDGIHVSNSKEVSIIECIISTGDDCIAIVTGSMFVRATGIFCGPGHGISIGSLGANNSRAHVSDVLVEKATLLGTTNGVRIKTWQGGHGYAERITFQDITMHNVTNPVIINQKYCDSKIPCHEQESAVAIRNIRYRNIRGTSASKVAVNFICSEAVHCDGIIMQDIYLVGEGRYATCSHTNATVAQLGYNFPFCSADM is encoded by the exons ATGGGTCCTGGGGGACTTCTTCTAGCCTCCATTGTTGCCATGTCGATCTTTCCTTACATGCTACATCGCGCCAATTCAGAGGATGTCTTCTCCGAGGCTGATGGCCCAACAGCGGAAAGCTCAGACAACCTGGACGAGCTGTGGCTCAGCCCGGGGCCGCCGCCGAGGGTCGTCGACGTCGATGAGTACGGAGCCAGAGCTGCCGGCGGTGACGACACCCAG GCGTTTCTTGGCGCGTGGAGGGAAGCTTGCAACTCCTCTGAATACCCGTCAATGTTCCTCGTGCCCGAGGGGAAGACCTACGTCCTGATGCCCGTAAGCTTCTGTGGCCCCTGCAGAGCCATCTCCatcactgcaatg ATAAGGGGGACACTGGAGGCTCCGTACAACCGATCGGTTTGGCTCGATCACAACCTGCACGAATGGATCACGTTCGAGGGCATCGATCGCCTCCGTGTCCAGGGCGGCGGGACGCTCAATGGAAATGGACAGCAGTGGTGGATCAACTCGTGCAAGGTCAACAAATCAATG CGATGCGTCACCGGCCCGACG GCGCTGTACTTCAGAAGATGCACTCACCTGGTTGTGGAGGACCTGGAGGTGAGGGATAGCATGCAGATGCACGTAGCGATTGCCTACTCTTGGAACGTGCTTGTGTCGAAGCTGTTCATCACTGCACCAGGATGGAGCCCCAACACTGACGGCATCCATGTGTCCAACAGCAAGGAAGTGTCCATAATCGAGTGCATCATCAGCACAG GTGATGACTGTATAGCCATTGTGACTGGCTCAATGTTTGTACGGGCAACCGGCATATTTTGCGGACCGGGCCATGGAATAAG CATCGGTAGCCTGGGAGCAAACAACTCAAGGGCCCATGTCTCTGACGTGCTGGTGGAGAAGGCCACGCTGCTGGGCACGACCAACGGTGTGCGGATCAAAACATGGCAG GGAGGTCATGGCTATGCTGAAAGAATTACTTTTCAAGATATAACAATGCATAATGTTACGAACCCGGTAATTATCAACCAGAAGTACTGCGACTCCAAGATACCATGTCATGAACAG GAATCAGCTGTTGCCATACGTAATATACGGTACAGAAACATACGTGGAACTAGTGCTTCAAAAGTTGCCGTCAATTTTATATGCAGTGAAGCTGTTCACTGTGATGGTATAATCATGCaagatatttatttggttggaGAAGGAAGATACGCTACATGTTCACATACGAACGCCACAGTCGCACAACTAGGGTATAACTTCCCGTTTTGCAGCGCGGACATGTAG